AGGAGGATTGGCCCTGGGAAGCAGCAGCCCCTGTTCTTTATCAGGGGAATAGGGACAATTGCAGGAGCAGTGCGGCTTCTCTGCATCTAGAAGGTCAAGGAGAACCACCATTCCCAGGCTGAGTTGAACCCCCAAGCCCATAGTACAAAGTGGGATTGAACATTCAGCCTAAAATGAGTAGCTACTCTTGAAACCACCATAGTTAGACACTAGAATGATACTCTGTGGGGATGGTTGATGCTGAGACAGCTGTTTCACTCTATGTCTGGACGTTCTTCTTCGCAAGCCCAAAggcaaattactttttaaaaagtcattggtCTTTTTCACACAGAAATTCTGTAGCTCTGGACAAAGCTCTCAGAGCAGGGTCAGTTCAAAGCAGTCCTGGTCAATGTAATCCCaaccccacctctcctctgcaggGTTCCTACATCCCTGCAACAAACGGAGACTTTTGTCCATAGCCCCACATCCTTTAAGATCTTTGAAACAGTGGTGCCAAACATCCACATGTGTGCTGGTCAGGTTTGTGCCTGCCCAACACAGTAGGGTATTTCctagagaaaaaaattagttcaaaCTCCATTCAGTAGGCATATATGAACAAAAGGGTGCAACACTTGCTCTGTTCTCTGTGACAGTGTAAATCTCTTGGGATTTAtgacaaataaagaaaacaagtgagAAATCTTGGATGAAAGGTCGGGTTTGTAAAGATGTTTTTGCACCTGGCATTAGAGGCAGCTACCTAGCAAATATCTGGGCACTTGTCTTCTTCTAGCAACACAGTAAGAGATCTTTACAGACAGTTACATGTAGCTTCAGGCACTTCTTCAAAATGTAAGCTAAGTGACAAAGCTATGGCCACAAAGGGAGTCTGACAAAGGAAATAGCTTGAACCATATCTCCAAAAACTCAGGTTAACTTGAGACTCTTCCTTCCTGGAGACATGAGGGGGTCTTCATGTGACAAAGTTCTCTGCTGACCCTTTCAGTAAGTGAATCCTGGGAAGCCATATTACTGTGGCTCTGTCTTATACTTCATGCAAACGACTGGTAGTACCTTTGCTAGGAGCCCTTTCTTTAAGCAAAATGATGTCATTTATTCCCCAGCCTTTCCTCTGTGTGGGTAAATACTGCTGCGTTACCTTCCCCACGTCGAGGATATCTTCTTTCACCCTGCAGTGACCAGAATGAGGACCACAGAAACTGGAGCCAAGAGAATTTAGCTTATCATTGAACTAGCATCTGGAATGTCACATAGTATCTGAGCTCTGACATAACTCTGAAACTTGGCACAGCTGGAATATGGGCTGTAACAGGTAATGCTGCTATTatatttccctgttttctttaGAATGATTGTTGCGTTGGTACAGAGGTTAAAAACTTCCCTCTACCTGTTTGCCTCTCACACTGAAGCTTTATTTTATCAGTTataactttgttttcttattattttagaataaaattttcactgttcctgcttttctctgcctAACATGTCCTCTACCCTGCAATTTTAGCTCCATTCCTAGATGTACATTTTTCATCTGCTCTGGCCTCCTGTGCCCTCTCACTTTATCCCCACTCAGTAAACGGAGCTCTTGACAGTACCTGCGCTCTCATGGGCCATCATAGTCAGAGTTGTTTGGTGAACAGAGCAATAATTTCCCCATAGCATATCTTTTTGATCCCACTGCGGGTTTTCCCGCAGATGCACACATCTTCTGCATGCATTTTGCATGAATACAGAGAGGGATTCACACTGCTGCTTGGTCTGAGTGAATGTTAAAGCCTCTTGTCGCTGTTTGCAGGAATGCAATCGCAACCTGTTTTGCTTCCATGAGATGCTGTAAGCAGAAGCTATTGCTGAGATGAAAGCTGTTTTCCACACTGGCTCACTgcactttttcttatttctctttccattcccCATGCACGTGTTACACTTTGCATGAAACCTCACACTGATTCACTGTAATTGCCATCATCTTGCATCTGTTCATGACAACAGTGCAATAAACCCCTAAACTGTTCATTGTAAACAAATAGAAATACACTCCCTTTCCTACGAAGCCTTTAAAAACATCGTGAGAAAGTCAAGTGCGGTAGTTCTTTCTTGGCTCTTCTAACCTGCTCAGGCTCCTAGGCGTACTCCACTCCCAAGATTTACCCAAGATTTGTGAAGCCAGGAGCTGCCTCTCTGAGCTGGAGTGGTGGCCCCAGGGGATACGGGGTGCCTGGAAGCTGTTACCCATCCCTGTTGTGGTCAGTACCCAACGCTTCTCTGGAGGACAGTTTCCTACTTCTGCATGACACACACGATGGGCAAGATGAAGCTGCTTTGCTTGTCTCCTCATGCAGGCCAAGAGGTGACTTCTATGTTTTATATTCTTTGTACCCTAAATATGTGCAGATAGAGTATGCCATCATTAATGTCGAAGCAAAGTCAGAGAGTGGTCGGACAGTTTTCTTGCAAGAAATTTTAACTGCTGAACCTAGCAAAAGACTTTACACtgatttagttaaaaaaaaaaaaaaaaaaaaaaaaaaaaaagacagacaaagcGGGAACTTTCATTCAACAGCTGTATTTTCCTGAACTGAGTAACACTTTTACTTGAAATTTAACTTGTCTTGAATTCTACCTAGTTCACCCAGGTGAAATCAGCTTTCCCCTGCAGACCAGGTTAGCCTGCTAAACCGTCTGGTTTCACTCGCCCAGGTTTTGCCACGACCCGGAGGAGCAGCCCGGGGGAGCCGCTGCGGGGAAGCGCCTGGGGGCGGCATCCACCCCCCACGCGTGGGgcggccggcgggcagcgggctCCCACGGCGGCAAgcgctgcctgcacccctgccgcTCCACCTGCCGGCGGCGGCTGCAAACTACCTCCTGCCTTCACCTGCTGCCGGCAGGctccgaccccggccccggctaacccgaaccctaaccacCCCCCGGCtggggggcagcggcggcagcagccgcGGCCCCCACTCGGGACCGCCAGGGGATagaacacacacacccccacacacacacacccgcggAGTAGCGCGCACCCTGTAGACCCACGCACGGCCGCCCCACGCCGCGTCGCCTCTCCGCCACCTCCCGACAACTTTTTCCCCTCACCGTCCCCACCCCGACTCCGCGCTCCCCTGGCCCTCGCCGCGCGGGGAGGTGGAAGGGCCCACGCGTGTTTCGCGCAGCCCGCGGAGCGGCGGGGCTGGCAGCGGGCGGGGGGgaggtcggtcggtcggtcggtccgtctgtctgtctgtctgtctgcccgcGGGGGGccgccacccaccccccccacgcGTGCCCGCTCCCCGCTTGTTTCCCCCCGCGGCCGCTCCacgcggcggggcggagcggggccgtgacgcggcggcggcggggctatAAAGCACCTGCCAGGCGCCCGCCGGCTCCACAGGCATCGCGGCGGCTCCGGCTAAAGCAGCGCACGGAGGAGCAGCGGGAgagcctggggcggggggggggggggcggcgggaaggagaaaaaaaccccaaagcccgaAGCCTGCAGCTCTCTCCGGCCATCCCAGCCCCACGGCTGCGAGACCCGCGGCCATGCCTAGCCCCTCCGCCGGCACCGTGCTGCTGGCGCTCGCCCTCTGCGCCCTCCTGGAAGATGGTGAGCCCTGGGCtggaggcggggggagggggggggccctctgtgcccccccccgggggtgccTGCCCCGGCGGGGGGACGCATCTGCGCCTCctcggctgggggagtggggctgaAGGGGGTGACCTGGGGTCTGCCCGAaggctggctgcaggctgggggggcGTTGCAGGGTGCCCTGGCTCTCGGGGGTAGCCCCTGCGGCTGCCAGGGTTGCACAAGTCCTTCAGGATCCCGCAGCCTCATCTGTAAGGGTGCACCTCCTCCAAAACTGCCTGCATATTGAAACCACCGTCGTCCTCACCGGGGGTGTAATTGCAGAGGTGACATACTGCACTGAGCCTCCAACTCATCCCTTCCTCCTTCTGCTGCAGGTACGGGCCATCCTCCGCTGGAGTCCCACCTGGCCGCGCACCCGAGGACCAAGCGATGTTCCTGCAACAGCTGGCTGGATAAGGAATGCATTTACTTCTGTCACCTGGATATCATCTGGGTCAACACACCTGGGTGAGCGTGAACGTAGCTTTCTGCGGGGGGTGGCTCTGTTGCTGAGTAAGTGACTGTGCTTTCTGATGGAGGATGGGGTTACGTTAGAGGAAGGTGAGAAGGGGTCCCAGTGCTGTGAGGCTCTTGTAGCACCTGCTCTGGAGAGCATTGCAAGTCCAGTCCTTTCCAACATCTAGAAGGGGCCAAGCTGTGCTTCTGCTCAGAAGTTTCAGTATTACCCACAGGGGAAGGGGGTGAAAGCACAGGGCGCTGCTTCCTCACGGGTTCGTCTTTTTCTGAGATTTGTACCTCTGCGAGCCGAAAGCAACTCCAAGATGTTATAGCTGCAAGTCAGAAAGTTACTCTACCCGCTTGCGAACTGCAACCCTGACTGCTGACTGCCAGTATTGTTAATGAGACAGTGGTGGGCTGGCACTCAAGTCCTGTGGCTGCCAAGTCCTGCCCTCAAGAATGCTAAAGCTGCTTTCCGAGCAGATTCAGACCAATAGCCATCACACTGTAGCAAAACACATGTACTCAGGTGTGGTTATAATCATGCTTGCTAACGTGCAATTACAACTCACTGCTTGCTCGGAGAATAGTTGCAGTCATTGCCAATCCTAAACCCTCTGGGAGAGTAGATTGTGATCAAAGATGGAGCGGGAATGTGCTAACAGCTCTGAAAGCATGCTGTGATCAGAAGAACCTGTTATGGCCCCAAGACATCTTCATTGTGCTACGTCCTGTGTGTTAAAACCCATGGGGGGAGGGAAAGCCCTGATATCTTTGTGCTTGAAAAACTGGTCGCTTGCTGCTGGTGGGGCTAGTGGACTGGGGCAGCCACGCTCCTCGTGTGCTTTGCCACCCAGGTGAACCACCAGCTCGCCTAGTCCACGCGGCGACCCTTGCACGGGCACCTGGGCTGCTGCAAGGAGAGAAAATTCCACTGGCAACCTAGCACATACTGGCAATCTCCCTGGGAGGGGTAGGGTGGGGAAAACAGTAAGTGGGAGAGCAGCTGGAGTTTAAAGGCTTAGACATATCAGTGACCTTTTCACCTTATGTCTATAGATGAGTCTTTTATTATGCTGGCACTGGCTTGGCTGCCTCCCAGGACACTGTTATAAACCTGTTGGCTAATAAAAAGTTAGTTGCATagctgatttcttttgtttttaacagacaCACCGCTCCCTATGGCTTGGGAAGCCCGCCAAGGCGGCGCAAGAGATCGCTCAGCAGGTGCGAATGCTCACACTCGAGGGACAACATCTGTGCCACCTTCTGCCAAGCAGAGCCTGGGTAAGTTGAGGGGGTCCTGAGGATGTCCCCGGGGGTTGCTCAGCGAGGGTGCAAGCAGACAGACAAAGCTTAGGAGCTGCAGTAACTCTACAGCCTCCCTGGGGATGTCTGCACAGCTCTTTGCAAACAGCTGGAACTTGTCTAGTGGCTTTCATAACCCTCCCAAGAGGCCCTGGCAAAGTGTCACTAGGGTGTTTTTGTTGTACAATAGTCTCTTTACTAGCTGATATGAAGCAATGTTacctccatccctcctgctgccaggaggCTGAGGAAGTGCTGGGTGCACTGGTGGGAAGGGAGGAACTGGCAGCATGCTGGGAGAGGAACAAGCAGAGGGTGTGAAGCTTTGGGACACTAGTGTTTCCTGCATCGCTCAGgtgggagaggctgcaggagacTAGGACCACTGTGAGCTGGGACCCAGAAATCAAATATCTTCTGTAGCCATCTCTTTTTATAGTGCATGTGGGCTCTCAGTTGCCTCACTTCAGCCAGCAGCGTAGAGGAGTGATTACActgtggggaggtggggagcaAAGTCATTGTAGAGATCTGTCGTTAATTTCATAGCAAGGCAATAGTTAAAATCCCCAATCATTAAATATAACTGTGAATAGAGTGAGGTCTGACAGAAGACGGTAGCAGTAAAAGTGAGCTATGAATAGCTCTCAAATAGCTGCAATTAACCCTTCAAAAACATGCATTCAACTGTCTTAGTCTGTCACTGGTGATGTTAGAGCAACACTCCCCCTGGTACTTACCACAGCATGGTTGGACGGGAGTGGTTCATGCATCTCCTCTTGCTCATTAGGTATCTCCAGAGTCTGAAGCTCCCAGTGAGCTCTGGAGCATCAATGAAATCTCTGCAAAGCGGTGGCATGAGGCCTTCCCATCATGGACTGCTGAGAGCTCTCAGGTGAGCATGCCACTTAAACCCACTCTGAACATCCCTCATAAGCACTTTAAGATCTGTGGTTGTGACCCCACACTGCAGTTACCACTTAGATTTGACCTCACTTCTCCCTCTTGTCTCCTTTTAAATGAGTATACTTGactatttctgctttctgtagaaTTGAAGGCTAATAGCTGAGGGAACCAGGGTTGCTTGTGTCCTTCCAAAACTGGAAGAATATTGCATGAAATGTAATTCTTGATTGGACTGGGAAATTCCTCTGATATGGGACAGGCAAATGGGCGATGTACAAGAAGCAGGGGGAGGGACGGCATCATGTAGGAAAGTGATTGATTGGGCAGCAACTTTGGACCAAAGGAGACAGCTTTTCTCACATCACATCAGTGAGTTGCTGAACtccttgctggaaaaaaaccacccatggACTCCAGAAGTGTAAATAAAGGAGCTGGCAAACTAACGGAGGGTTGGTCTATTGGTGGCAGTTAAATCAGATGCAATGGGAACACTTTCTGCAAGGCAGATCTGGGAAAGCATCACTTGGGTCATGCCCTGCTGCAGGACTCCTTGAATCCTCTGCCACTGGCCACTGGTGGAAAGAGGATATTGGGCTAGATGGATCTCCGCTGTGGCTTAATACAGCTGCAGCTAGAaattccccttcttccttcccccatcTTCTGCCTCACAATAAATCTTGGCGAGGGGTAGACAAATATCATAATAAGGGCTGTTGCTGAGTAGTAGGAAAATGGACTGGAGAATGAATATTGTGTCTCTTCTGTTTACAGGGATCTTGCCATCTCCAGTCTGCAGTTCAGCAAACATCAGCACCGTTCTCCGAGGGATGCCCAGCCAACAGTTTTGCCTTGGAAGAAAAACATCTGGAAGAAGAAGAGATAAGAAGCAGGTGCATACCAAGTTCACCAGAAGAATTTGGAGTCCCGTGGGTGCCACTAACTCCGCTGTGGGTACTTAGAGCTGAAGGAAAGGCCATGAGTGGAAGGGGGAAGAAGTGGAAGTCTCCATGCTCCTGTTGCGTGAACCCGTACTGCATGCACTCCAGAGACTGTTGTAAAGGGAAAACTGTCTCTCTATACAGTCATTGATGTGTCGTGGAGCTGAATTGTGCCTTTTTGGATCAGGCAAGGGTCTTGCTGGAGGAGTACTAGCTTAACTCTGCACTGGAGTCCTAGGCAGAGGGTCAGCCCGCGCTGGGCAGTTGAATCTCTCGCAAACCAGACAGTTCTGTGCAGTGCTGGACCTGGCAGCACTGAGCCCGTGTCACTGCCTGGTCTGCTCTGCCCTTGAGCCGTGTTTGAGCATGGTTCCAGCTTGGCCCCATTCAGAGGTGGTTTGCCTGGTCACTGTAGATGGGGATAAACTGCCTCTAGCATGAACCCACCTTTGCACTTTTTTCTCTTACTTGGCAGACAGTGCGATGTGCGTATGAATGAGACTCCCATGATAAAACAGCTcccagtttttattaaaaaatatatatcatcTAGAAGCCGGAAAGCCAACTGAGTAGTCAGTGGCATTCTTTGGCTGAGAAATTCACTGAAGAGCCATCCTTAAGTGGCTCTTGTTTAGGTGGAGGATAGCTTGCTTACACTGGAGCTTGCATCAAATCTGAGCATGACCCCTGCTCTCAGGCACAGCAGTGGCAGGGGTGGGGAGGCTGAAGTGGAGCTGCGTTTCAGCAGGAGCCCCGTGCATGCAGCTCCACGTAGCCGGGGGGAGGGAGCCCTGCTGGGTCCGAGGCAGAGCCGAGCTGCTAGTCTGGATGAGTTCAGTGCTGTGAATCTGTCTCATCTCCTTGGACATACCCTTAGTGGGGTAGAGTACTTCCAGCTCTTAAACTAATATCCCAGCTTTCTTTCAGCTCTGCCTGAAAGGAGAGGCTAGGGGCAGAGAAGATGGGTGGTGGGAGAATAGCACACAAAGGCTTGCTTGCTGCTTCGCTTAGATCAGGTCTCTGAGTCAGGCTCTATATAATAAATGACCAGTATATGGATAGCATGTCACTATGAGAAGTGTAACCTGAATAGAGAATGCATTAGGCAAGGGGCAGGCAGGTGGGATTGATGTGGAGGAAAGGATTGGTAAGAAGAGAGCACAGCACTGTCTGCATAACTTTAGAAGAAAGGCTGGGATTTAAACCCATGCCAGAATCATGGCAGCTTCCACAGCCATggagcagcacagtgctgctggcccagagaaaggaaggaaggaataatttggaaaaaaacactgaGCCCAGGACCTAGAAACCAATCTTGCAGGCAAACACAATCTGAAGGCTCTGGAGCTGTATCACAAGTGCACTTTTGTTTGCCTGGGCAGATGAACTTCTATTATAAATCGTGGCTGCAGCTGTCATCTGATTAGTGCAGACAAACAATTGCTCTCCTGGAAACACTGTGGGATCCCCCTTGCTGCCCAATCCAGTATTACATGAGGCATTTAAAAAGGCTGCTTGAAGTTGGTGGTGGACCAAAATCTGTGGCTGTTGCAAATGTAGTCCCATTGGACATACAAAATACTCCCTTGATTATGCTTTAAGCCCTAGAGGGGGGAAAAATGAGACCAATTGATTGTATTGTAAATGAAACAGCAGACTAATCATTTGGTCCCCAAAGCTGCAGAGAATCTTTTTTATATTTGACCTTCTGAAGGTTTGagtcattctaaaaaaaaaaatcctgaaaggaTTTGTTCCAGAGGAAACTTT
The DNA window shown above is from Accipiter gentilis chromosome 17, bAccGen1.1, whole genome shotgun sequence and carries:
- the LOC126047021 gene encoding endothelin-2-like, with amino-acid sequence MPSPSAGTVLLALALCALLEDGTGHPPLESHLAAHPRTKRCSCNSWLDKECIYFCHLDIIWVNTPGHTAPYGLGSPPRRRKRSLSRCECSHSRDNICATFCQAEPGYLQSLKLPVSSGASMKSLQSGGMRPSHHGLLRALRDLAISSLQFSKHQHRSPRDAQPTVLPWKKNIWKKKR